From a region of the Pseudomonas fulva 12-X genome:
- a CDS encoding YheT family hydrolase, translating into MTIAMAALCLFLAGFTAYYLAGAARRPQLIYQANAHNAELLAKVPRLTQRFWVTPWLINGHLQIFVAGIQEALSPRLVYDQAETLRMSDGGTTALHWLGADLPAHTPTLVVLHTITGSPQSMRVFMRDMQRLTGWRIVLCERRGHGQLPLTSPRFNTMGDTEDLREQLELIRERYPHSPLYAAGVSAGTGLLVRYLGEQGEDTPLQGAFAYCPGYDIQVAFARSRAPYSRVMARRLVRQFVTPNREALSTWPSLAQLEGAQSLDEFHQHLYECAGYDSWQAYLNACNPVALMDRISVPLLVLNAEDDPVCVADNVREHQDAMARMPKTLLAVTSRGSHCAYLSGLTARPWAHHLAAEFLQAVQTRAAE; encoded by the coding sequence ATGACCATCGCGATGGCCGCGCTGTGCCTGTTTCTGGCCGGTTTTACCGCCTACTACCTGGCCGGCGCCGCACGCCGGCCGCAGCTGATCTACCAGGCCAACGCCCATAACGCCGAGCTGCTTGCCAAGGTGCCGCGCCTGACCCAGCGTTTCTGGGTAACGCCCTGGCTGATCAACGGACACCTGCAAATTTTCGTGGCCGGTATCCAGGAAGCGCTCTCCCCTCGTCTGGTCTACGACCAGGCCGAGACGCTGCGCATGAGCGATGGCGGCACCACGGCGCTGCACTGGTTGGGTGCCGACTTGCCGGCCCATACGCCGACCCTGGTAGTGCTGCACACCATCACCGGCTCGCCGCAAAGCATGCGGGTGTTCATGCGCGACATGCAGCGCCTCACCGGCTGGCGGATCGTGCTGTGCGAGCGCCGCGGCCATGGTCAATTGCCGCTGACCAGCCCACGTTTCAATACCATGGGCGACACCGAAGATCTGCGCGAGCAGCTGGAACTGATCCGCGAGCGTTACCCGCACTCGCCGCTTTACGCAGCCGGCGTGTCGGCCGGCACCGGCCTTTTGGTGCGCTACCTTGGCGAGCAAGGCGAAGACACGCCGCTGCAAGGCGCCTTCGCCTATTGCCCCGGCTACGACATCCAGGTGGCCTTCGCCCGCTCGCGAGCACCCTACAGCCGGGTGATGGCGAGAAGACTGGTGCGCCAGTTCGTAACGCCGAACCGCGAAGCGCTTTCGACCTGGCCCAGCCTGGCGCAACTGGAGGGCGCACAAAGCCTGGACGAGTTTCACCAGCACCTCTACGAATGTGCCGGCTACGACAGCTGGCAGGCCTACCTGAACGCCTGCAACCCGGTCGCGCTGATGGACAGGATCAGCGTGCCGCTGCTGGTACTCAACGCCGAGGACGACCCGGTCTGCGTGGCTGACAACGTACGTGAACACCAGGACGCCATGGCGCGAATGCCGAAAACCCTGCTGGCCGTCACTTCCCGCGGCAGCCATTGCGCCTACCTGTCGGGGCTCACCGCCAGGCCCTGGGCCCATCATCTGGCGGCGGAATTTCTACAGGCGGTGCAAACCCGCGCAGCTGAATGA
- a CDS encoding N-acetylmuramoyl-L-alanine amidase translates to MHRRHLLHLALAGFTLPWAVAACATQKIVHARAWDDGDKLRLVFELSGPAKYQIFSLQAPDRLVVDLADTRAFAGLNELPAGNRLLGAVRSGPQAGGTRIVLDLKQPARVESFLLGPSGSEGHRLVVDLHSAAVATPPIAKAPPTAAVAAATKTAGQRDVVVVIDAGHGGKDPGAVGGNGEQEKIVALSIARLLADKLNRQRGFKAQLVRNQDVFIPLRKRVEVARRYNADLFISVHADAAPRRNASGASVFALSESGATSTTARWMAERENSADILGARELLSLKNKDPMLAGVLLDMSLNSTITTSLGLGKTVLDNVGKVAGVHQKRVEQAGFAVLKSPDIPSILVETGFISNSGDCRKLCDPLHQKRVAQAIFDGLQTHFVANPPPGSYLANRKVEAIS, encoded by the coding sequence ATGCACAGACGTCACCTCCTGCACCTGGCCCTGGCAGGTTTTACCCTGCCCTGGGCCGTCGCCGCTTGCGCCACCCAGAAAATCGTGCATGCCCGTGCCTGGGACGATGGCGACAAGCTGAGGCTGGTATTCGAGCTGAGCGGTCCGGCGAAGTACCAGATCTTTTCTCTGCAAGCGCCTGATCGACTGGTCGTCGACCTGGCGGACACCCGCGCCTTTGCCGGCCTGAATGAACTGCCGGCTGGCAACCGCCTGCTCGGCGCCGTACGCAGCGGCCCTCAGGCTGGCGGCACGCGTATCGTGCTCGACCTGAAGCAGCCGGCTCGGGTGGAAAGCTTCCTGCTTGGCCCCTCCGGCAGTGAGGGCCATCGCCTGGTGGTCGATCTGCACAGCGCTGCAGTGGCGACGCCGCCGATTGCCAAGGCGCCGCCGACAGCGGCCGTTGCTGCTGCCACCAAGACTGCCGGGCAGCGCGATGTGGTCGTGGTGATCGATGCCGGGCACGGCGGCAAGGACCCGGGCGCGGTAGGTGGCAATGGCGAGCAGGAAAAGATCGTGGCCCTGTCGATCGCCCGACTGCTGGCTGACAAACTCAATCGCCAGCGTGGCTTCAAGGCGCAGCTGGTGCGCAATCAGGATGTGTTCATACCGCTGCGCAAACGCGTGGAAGTCGCCCGCCGTTACAACGCCGACCTGTTCATTTCCGTGCATGCCGACGCTGCGCCGCGGCGCAACGCATCAGGTGCGTCGGTTTTCGCTCTCTCGGAAAGCGGCGCCACTTCGACCACCGCCCGCTGGATGGCAGAGCGGGAAAACAGCGCCGACATCCTCGGCGCTCGCGAATTGCTGTCGCTCAAGAACAAGGATCCGATGCTCGCCGGCGTACTGCTCGACATGTCGCTGAACTCCACCATCACCACCAGCCTTGGGCTGGGCAAGACCGTGCTGGACAATGTCGGCAAGGTAGCTGGCGTGCATCAGAAGCGCGTCGAACAGGCGGGGTTCGCCGTACTGAAATCGCCGGACATCCCATCGATCCTGGTGGAGACCGGTTTTATCTCCAACTCCGGCGACTGCCGCAAACTCTGCGACCCGCTGCACCAGAAGCGCGTGGCCCAGGCGATTTTCGATGGGCTGCAGACGCACTTCGTGGCGAACCCTCCGCCGGGTAGTTATCTGGCGAATCGCAAGGTTGAAGCGATCAGCTGA
- a CDS encoding RraA family protein, with protein MTTESVPVALIDAYRGIAASTIGHVLQEGHIHGLPPLVADVHIVGRVTTAQIHAPDGGVLRDALIASQPGDVLVVANSGEANCACWGELRTIAARIKGLTGVVIDGPVTDVRALRTLGLPIFCSGVSAYTTRPLGEQGTVNVPVTIRGVRVQPGDLLVADDDGIYVLSPQQAGELLARLQSKEAADATRRAELQARLDQLVGS; from the coding sequence ATGACTACCGAATCCGTTCCCGTTGCATTGATCGACGCCTATCGCGGCATCGCCGCGTCGACCATCGGCCATGTGCTGCAGGAAGGACACATCCACGGCTTACCGCCGTTGGTGGCCGATGTGCACATCGTCGGCCGCGTTACCACCGCGCAGATCCACGCACCGGACGGCGGCGTGCTGCGCGATGCGCTGATCGCCAGCCAGCCCGGCGACGTGCTGGTTGTCGCCAACAGCGGCGAGGCTAATTGCGCCTGCTGGGGCGAGCTGCGAACTATCGCTGCACGCATCAAGGGCCTGACCGGCGTGGTGATCGACGGGCCGGTGACCGACGTGCGCGCGCTGCGAACGCTCGGCTTGCCGATCTTCTGCAGCGGCGTCAGCGCCTATACCACGCGCCCGCTTGGCGAGCAGGGCACGGTGAACGTTCCGGTGACGATACGCGGCGTGCGGGTGCAGCCCGGTGATCTGCTGGTCGCCGATGACGATGGCATTTACGTGCTGTCGCCTCAGCAGGCCGGCGAGTTGTTGGCGCGCCTGCAAAGCAAAGAGGCCGCCGATGCGACTCGACGCGCGGAGTTGCAGGCGCGGTTGGACCAGTTGGTTGGCAGCTAG
- a CDS encoding IucA/IucC family C-terminal-domain containing protein has protein sequence MSFSDAEWASLCGALRLRRESERDLARSLPARELLDEATCTALLDRLGPVILSPSRRITASLLGKRQSFLLTGACLYAMSAYDKGLELSLDNTFIEYGHDDGLWTSSLPLRSLAVSRPEPGAREAWREAVTGQLFAGLLQPLWESFYRLTGVSRRILWENTAVRVYSLYERRLAKLECAATRQRCAEDCRWLTEQAPGSLFGLDYNPLQHFNRPLILLDDGSRAVRFRRTCCFYYQASDPVEYCSTCPLIRPKAPR, from the coding sequence ATGAGCTTCAGCGACGCCGAATGGGCCAGCCTGTGCGGCGCGCTGCGCCTGCGCCGTGAAAGCGAGCGCGACCTTGCACGCAGCCTGCCGGCCAGGGAATTGCTCGACGAAGCCACCTGCACGGCGCTGCTGGACAGGCTCGGCCCGGTGATTCTCTCGCCGTCGCGGCGCATCACCGCCTCGCTGCTGGGCAAGCGCCAGTCGTTCCTGCTCACCGGCGCCTGCCTGTACGCCATGTCCGCCTACGACAAGGGGCTGGAGCTGTCGCTGGACAACACCTTCATCGAGTACGGCCACGACGACGGCCTGTGGACCTCGTCACTGCCGCTGCGCAGCCTGGCCGTCTCGCGGCCCGAACCCGGCGCGCGCGAAGCCTGGCGCGAGGCGGTGACCGGCCAGCTGTTCGCCGGCTTGTTGCAGCCGTTGTGGGAGAGCTTCTACCGGCTCACCGGCGTGTCGCGGCGCATCCTCTGGGAGAACACCGCGGTGCGCGTCTACTCGCTGTACGAGCGACGCCTGGCCAAGCTCGAATGCGCCGCGACGCGACAGCGCTGCGCCGAAGACTGTCGCTGGCTGACCGAGCAGGCTCCCGGCAGCCTGTTCGGCCTCGATTACAACCCGCTGCAGCATTTCAACCGACCGCTGATCCTGCTCGATGACGGCTCGCGCGCCGTACGGTTCCGCCGCACCTGCTGCTTCTACTACCAGGCCAGCGACCCGGTGGAATATTGCTCCACCTGCCCACTGATCCGACCCAAGGCCCCGCGATGA
- a CDS encoding ABC transporter ATP-binding protein produces MTAIASRNLTLAYQRQPIIDNLDLALPRGQVTVLIGSNGCGKSTLLKSFARLLKPQAGTVILNGADIQRKPTAAVARELAILPQMPVAPEGISVRQLVALGRYPYQSWMQQWSAEDEAVVARALTRTGLDELAERPVDALSGGQRQRAWIAMTLAQETELVLLDEPTTFLDLAHQIEVLDLLRELNRQEGKTIVMVLHDLNLACRYADHMVAVHQRTAYAQGKPADILSEELVKTVFDLDCRIIPDPFFHTPLCIPFGRDIPR; encoded by the coding sequence ATGACCGCCATCGCCAGCCGCAACCTGACCCTGGCCTACCAGCGCCAGCCGATCATCGACAACCTCGACCTGGCGTTGCCGCGCGGCCAGGTGACGGTGCTGATCGGCAGCAACGGCTGTGGCAAGAGCACGCTGCTGAAATCCTTCGCCCGGCTGCTCAAGCCGCAGGCCGGCACCGTGATCCTCAACGGCGCCGACATCCAGCGCAAACCGACCGCCGCCGTGGCGCGGGAGCTGGCGATCTTGCCGCAGATGCCGGTAGCGCCCGAGGGCATCAGCGTGCGTCAGCTGGTCGCCCTGGGGCGCTACCCGTACCAGAGCTGGATGCAGCAGTGGTCGGCCGAGGACGAAGCCGTGGTGGCCCGCGCACTGACCCGCACCGGCCTCGACGAGCTGGCCGAACGGCCGGTCGATGCGCTGTCCGGCGGTCAGCGGCAGCGCGCCTGGATCGCCATGACCCTGGCCCAGGAGACCGAGTTGGTGCTGCTCGACGAGCCGACCACCTTTCTCGACCTGGCCCACCAGATCGAGGTACTGGATCTGCTGCGCGAACTCAATCGCCAGGAGGGCAAGACCATCGTCATGGTGCTGCACGACCTCAACCTGGCCTGTCGCTACGCCGACCACATGGTCGCCGTGCACCAGCGCACCGCCTACGCCCAGGGCAAGCCGGCGGACATCCTCAGCGAAGAACTGGTCAAGACGGTGTTCGACCTGGATTGCCGGATCATCCCCGACCCGTTCTTCCACACGCCGCTGTGCATTCCCTTCGGTCGGGACATTCCCCGATGA
- a CDS encoding FecCD family ABC transporter permease: MPRPRILRWHGFSRRIEGTGALRLLLAVLFSLFVLVLGLCLGKVMLSPQRVAAVLMGEGGAGLSFIVEQLRLPRLLLGGLIGGALAVSGLILQAIVRNPLASPDLLGLSSGASAAAVLYLSAFAATWGMGGLPLAAMLGAGSAALAVYGLAWKQGTSPLRLVLIGVGVSAMLAAATTFMLVFSPLSTTLSAYVWLTGSVYGAGWPEVKALAGVLLCLLPVLALLSRHVVVQQLDEGLARGIGVRVQWLRAALLAVSVALAGSAIAWGGAMAFVGLIAPHIARQLIPIGFAAQACMAALVGANLVMLADLAGRTLFLPLDLPAGIFVAVFGTPYFLYLLIKQRQ, translated from the coding sequence ATGCCTAGACCTCGCATCCTGCGCTGGCACGGTTTCTCTCGGCGTATCGAAGGCACCGGCGCGCTGCGCCTGCTGCTGGCCGTGCTGTTCAGCCTTTTCGTGCTGGTTCTCGGCCTGTGCTTGGGCAAAGTCATGCTCTCGCCGCAGCGAGTCGCTGCCGTGCTGATGGGCGAGGGCGGGGCCGGGCTGAGCTTCATCGTCGAGCAATTGCGCCTGCCGCGCCTGCTGCTCGGCGGGCTGATCGGCGGGGCCCTGGCGGTGTCCGGGCTGATCCTGCAGGCCATCGTACGCAATCCGCTGGCCTCGCCGGATCTGCTCGGCCTGTCCAGCGGCGCCAGTGCGGCGGCGGTGCTGTACCTGTCGGCCTTCGCGGCGACCTGGGGCATGGGCGGCTTGCCGCTGGCGGCGATGCTCGGTGCCGGCAGTGCCGCGCTGGCGGTCTACGGCCTGGCCTGGAAGCAGGGCACGTCACCGCTGCGGCTGGTGCTGATCGGCGTCGGTGTGTCGGCCATGCTGGCGGCGGCCACCACCTTCATGCTGGTGTTCAGCCCGCTGAGCACCACCTTGTCGGCCTATGTATGGCTGACCGGCAGCGTGTACGGCGCGGGCTGGCCAGAGGTCAAGGCGCTGGCGGGCGTGCTGCTGTGCCTGCTGCCGGTTCTGGCCCTGCTGTCGCGCCACGTGGTGGTTCAGCAACTGGACGAGGGCCTGGCCCGCGGCATCGGCGTGCGCGTGCAGTGGCTGCGCGCCGCGCTTCTTGCCGTCAGCGTGGCCCTGGCCGGCTCGGCCATCGCCTGGGGCGGCGCCATGGCCTTCGTCGGCTTGATCGCGCCGCATATCGCTCGCCAGCTGATCCCCATCGGTTTCGCCGCCCAGGCCTGCATGGCGGCGCTGGTCGGTGCCAATCTGGTAATGCTTGCCGACCTGGCCGGGCGCACCCTGTTCCTGCCGCTGGACCTGCCCGCCGGCATTTTCGTCGCCGTGTTCGGCACCCCGTATTTTCTGTACCTGCTGATCAAGCAGCGGCAGTGA
- a CDS encoding FecCD family ABC transporter permease, protein MTAWSKLIIASLVLLACCVLSLSTGPSWIAPHTVFNALLHGDPSNVDHLLVNTTRLSRTLMAVVVGASLAVAGALMQAMTRNPLASPGLFGINAGATFALIVSLSLFSLNAPEQWLWSAFCGAAVAGALVWTVGNSGQGALNPLRMVLAGAAITALFTAFSQALLVIDQQGLDTVLFWLAGSLSERSLATAVPLLICALVALLVACLLGAQVNVLNAGVQIAIGLGQRTGLIRLQLGVLVVMLAGSAVALAGSIGFIGLIVPHMVRRLVGIDHRVMLPGCALLGATLLLVADMLARVVILPQEVPVGVMTALFGAPFFIALARRGGRNA, encoded by the coding sequence ATGACAGCGTGGAGCAAACTGATCATCGCTTCGCTCGTGCTGCTGGCTTGTTGCGTGCTGAGCCTGTCCACCGGCCCCAGCTGGATCGCCCCGCACACCGTGTTCAACGCCTTGCTGCATGGGGATCCCTCGAACGTCGATCACCTGCTGGTCAACACCACCCGGCTGTCGCGCACCCTGATGGCGGTGGTGGTCGGTGCCAGCCTGGCGGTGGCCGGCGCGCTGATGCAGGCCATGACCCGCAACCCGCTGGCCTCGCCAGGGTTGTTCGGCATCAACGCCGGGGCGACCTTCGCGCTGATCGTCAGCCTGTCGCTGTTCTCCCTGAATGCGCCTGAGCAATGGTTGTGGAGCGCCTTCTGCGGTGCCGCCGTGGCCGGTGCGCTGGTCTGGACGGTGGGTAACAGCGGGCAGGGCGCGCTCAACCCGTTGCGCATGGTGCTTGCCGGGGCGGCGATCACGGCACTGTTCACGGCGTTCAGCCAGGCGCTGCTGGTGATCGACCAACAAGGGTTGGATACCGTGCTGTTCTGGCTGGCCGGTTCGCTCAGCGAGCGCAGCCTGGCCACCGCCGTGCCGCTGCTGATCTGCGCGCTGGTGGCGCTGCTGGTGGCCTGCCTGCTCGGCGCCCAGGTCAACGTGCTCAATGCCGGCGTGCAGATCGCCATCGGCCTGGGGCAGCGCACCGGCCTGATCCGCCTGCAACTCGGCGTGCTGGTGGTAATGCTGGCTGGCAGCGCAGTGGCCCTGGCGGGCAGCATCGGTTTCATCGGTCTGATCGTGCCGCACATGGTGCGTCGTCTGGTCGGCATCGACCATCGGGTGATGTTGCCTGGCTGCGCGCTGCTCGGCGCCACGCTGTTGCTGGTCGCCGACATGCTCGCCCGGGTGGTGATCCTGCCCCAGGAAGTGCCGGTCGGGGTGATGACCGCGCTGTTCGGCGCGCCGTTTTTCATTGCACTGGCACGCCGTGGAGGTCGCAATGCCTAG
- a CDS encoding ABC transporter substrate-binding protein, which yields MQPSGSLSRRTLMRLSLGVIAAGAMPLAKAGPAPQRVITLFQGATDTAVALGIRPAGVVDSWSEKPMYRYLRPALAGVPHVGLETQPSLEDIALLTPDLIVASRFRHERVKGLLEQLCPVVMLDEVFEFRHTLRVMGAATARDVEAQALQARWDARISALRTRLAAKFGARWPLSVSVLDVREDHVRSYLPDSFAGSVLAELGFVWNRQSRDATGVSIKLRSRESLPVADADVFFVFGRADSPAVQRHYQAITHHPLWQRMSAPKAGQVWWVDGVAWIFSGGILGANSVLDDIERTLLQDAAA from the coding sequence TTGCAACCTAGTGGATCGTTGTCCAGGCGCACGTTGATGCGCCTTTCCCTGGGCGTTATCGCTGCCGGTGCAATGCCCCTGGCCAAGGCCGGGCCTGCACCGCAGCGCGTCATCACCTTGTTTCAAGGCGCCACCGACACTGCGGTGGCGCTTGGCATTCGGCCGGCCGGCGTGGTCGATTCGTGGAGCGAGAAGCCCATGTATCGCTACCTGCGCCCGGCGCTGGCAGGCGTGCCCCATGTCGGCCTGGAAACCCAGCCGAGCCTGGAGGACATCGCCTTGCTCACCCCGGACCTGATCGTCGCCTCGCGCTTTCGCCACGAGCGGGTCAAGGGGCTGCTCGAACAACTGTGCCCGGTGGTGATGCTCGACGAGGTATTCGAATTCCGCCACACCCTGCGCGTGATGGGCGCCGCCACGGCGCGCGACGTCGAAGCGCAGGCTTTGCAAGCACGCTGGGATGCACGCATCAGCGCCTTGCGCACACGCCTGGCCGCGAAGTTCGGCGCGCGCTGGCCACTCAGCGTATCGGTGCTGGACGTACGCGAAGACCACGTGCGCAGCTACCTGCCCGACAGCTTCGCCGGCAGCGTGCTGGCCGAGCTGGGTTTCGTGTGGAACCGCCAGAGCCGCGATGCCACCGGGGTGTCCATCAAGCTGCGTAGCCGCGAAAGCCTGCCGGTGGCCGACGCCGACGTGTTCTTCGTGTTCGGCCGTGCCGACAGCCCGGCGGTGCAGCGCCATTACCAGGCGATTACCCATCACCCGCTGTGGCAGCGCATGAGCGCGCCCAAAGCCGGGCAGGTGTGGTGGGTGGATGGCGTGGCCTGGATATTTTCCGGCGGCATTCTCGGCGCCAATAGCGTTCTCGACGATATCGAACGCACCCTGCTGCAGGACGCCGCGGCATGA
- a CDS encoding IucA/IucC family protein, whose amino-acid sequence MTHTNHSIAADLVMQDLVDCLLAEDFFGPLDAHLVEPATWCAAHPDSPLAELQVPHRIWHWHYDAAEQRGLAVALRAGITQAWEKVPGTPVLDVQGQSTRPLTPDAFMALALKGVKVDAVDNDKGIELFMDVLRTSVGQTALSLDHQVPTEGLLEKDGAAFFLAMEQWGSLRDRPFHPLAKAKQGLDDEQYRQYQAEFDQPLALNWVAVAKSCLTFGAGIEALARCQPAQFILEPEQHAKLDAEMRALGIADSHVALPVHPWQLERVLPAQLGAAFERGECRRLSFQEGRFHPTSSLRSLACAAAPADHIKLPMAVYSLGASRYLPAVKMINGGLSEALLRQGRERDEVLREALHICDESKWWGYMPDGGTLFDEAPRHLSAMVRGYPPALLADPAKRLLPMAALGTPLPDSDRHFFDDCIRQRGLRAGPASVLQLFAELCTLFFEVNLRMFRLGMLGEVHGQNAVLVYDAGKVSGLLLRDHDSLRLYVPWLERNGMLDPQYRIKKGHAQTLYHERPEDLLFWLQTLGIQVNLRGIIDTLERVYDVPAVQAWRVLRDALSERITAVPFDDDARAVLRGQLFESDTWPQKLLLRPMIERAGGPGSMPFGKGLVVNPLQRIEFAT is encoded by the coding sequence ATGACTCACACCAACCACTCGATTGCCGCTGACCTGGTTATGCAGGACCTGGTCGACTGCCTGCTGGCCGAAGATTTCTTCGGCCCCCTCGATGCCCATCTGGTCGAGCCCGCGACCTGGTGTGCTGCGCACCCGGATTCGCCATTGGCTGAACTGCAGGTGCCGCACAGGATCTGGCACTGGCACTACGACGCCGCCGAACAACGCGGCCTGGCGGTCGCCCTGCGCGCGGGCATCACCCAGGCCTGGGAAAAGGTGCCCGGCACCCCGGTGCTGGACGTGCAGGGGCAGAGCACCCGGCCACTCACCCCGGATGCCTTTATGGCCCTGGCCCTGAAAGGCGTGAAAGTCGATGCGGTCGACAACGACAAGGGCATCGAGCTGTTCATGGACGTGCTGCGCACCAGCGTCGGGCAGACCGCGCTGTCCCTCGACCACCAGGTGCCGACCGAAGGCCTGCTGGAAAAGGACGGCGCCGCGTTCTTCCTGGCCATGGAACAGTGGGGCTCGCTGCGCGACCGGCCGTTCCATCCCCTGGCCAAGGCCAAGCAGGGCCTGGATGACGAGCAGTACCGCCAGTACCAGGCCGAGTTCGACCAGCCCCTGGCCCTCAACTGGGTCGCGGTGGCCAAAAGCTGCCTGACCTTCGGTGCCGGTATCGAGGCGCTGGCGCGCTGCCAGCCGGCCCAGTTCATTCTCGAGCCTGAGCAGCACGCGAAGCTCGACGCCGAGATGCGCGCCCTGGGGATTGCCGATAGCCACGTCGCCTTGCCCGTTCACCCCTGGCAACTGGAGCGGGTGCTTCCGGCGCAGCTCGGCGCGGCCTTCGAGCGTGGCGAGTGCCGGCGTTTGAGCTTCCAGGAAGGCCGTTTCCATCCCACCTCGTCGCTGCGTTCGCTGGCCTGCGCCGCGGCGCCGGCTGATCACATCAAGCTGCCGATGGCGGTGTATTCCCTCGGCGCCTCCCGCTACCTGCCGGCGGTGAAGATGATCAACGGCGGGCTGAGCGAGGCGTTGCTGCGTCAGGGGCGCGAGCGTGACGAGGTGCTGCGCGAAGCCCTGCATATCTGCGATGAAAGCAAATGGTGGGGCTATATGCCCGACGGCGGTACCTTGTTCGACGAGGCGCCGCGCCACCTCTCGGCCATGGTTCGTGGCTACCCCCCGGCGCTGCTCGCAGACCCCGCCAAGCGCCTGCTGCCCATGGCCGCGCTGGGCACGCCATTGCCCGACAGCGACCGGCATTTCTTCGACGACTGCATACGCCAGCGCGGTCTGCGGGCCGGCCCGGCCTCGGTGCTACAGCTGTTCGCCGAGCTGTGCACGCTGTTCTTCGAGGTCAACCTGCGCATGTTCCGCCTCGGCATGCTCGGCGAAGTGCACGGTCAGAACGCCGTGCTGGTGTACGACGCAGGCAAAGTCAGCGGGCTGTTGCTGCGTGATCACGACTCACTGCGCCTGTACGTGCCCTGGCTGGAGCGCAACGGAATGCTCGACCCGCAGTACCGGATCAAGAAAGGTCATGCCCAGACGCTGTACCATGAGCGCCCCGAAGACTTGCTGTTCTGGCTGCAGACTCTGGGCATTCAGGTCAACCTGCGCGGTATCATCGATACCCTGGAGCGCGTTTACGACGTACCAGCCGTGCAGGCCTGGCGGGTGCTGCGTGATGCCCTGAGCGAGCGGATCACCGCTGTGCCGTTCGACGACGACGCTCGCGCCGTGCTGCGTGGCCAGTTGTTCGAGTCCGATACCTGGCCGCAGAAACTCCTGCTACGCCCGATGATCGAACGGGCCGGTGGGCCGGGCAGCATGCCGTTCGGCAAGGGGCTAGTCGTCAATCCATTACAAAGGATCGAGTTTGCAACCTAG
- a CDS encoding HpcH/HpaI aldolase family protein, with the protein MLRTNRLKQQLAAGEAVRGLIASIPSAASIELIAEAGYDFVIIDMEHVLINPETVEHMIRTAESYALTPLVRVPDFAPKRMLRLLDGGAQGIVLPQVERPEKLSAAIRACKYHPLGERSLNAGRPGAFGKASLAEYVTEANAQIMVVAMVESVEGVRRAAELAAVPGLDMILEGAADLSQSFGTPWRIDQPTVQQALLDTWRAAQAAGIPYCAIPRQPDDHLRWLERGVNTFVLGDERGIAFRALQAKLATTSTRGN; encoded by the coding sequence ATGCTGAGAACCAACCGACTCAAGCAGCAATTGGCTGCCGGCGAGGCGGTGCGCGGGTTGATCGCCTCGATTCCGTCGGCGGCGTCCATCGAGCTGATTGCCGAAGCCGGCTACGACTTCGTGATCATCGACATGGAGCACGTGCTGATCAACCCGGAAACCGTCGAGCACATGATCCGCACTGCCGAGAGCTATGCGCTCACACCCCTGGTGCGAGTGCCGGACTTCGCGCCCAAGCGCATGCTGCGCCTGCTCGATGGCGGCGCCCAGGGCATCGTCCTGCCGCAGGTCGAGCGCCCCGAGAAGCTGAGTGCGGCGATCCGCGCCTGCAAGTATCACCCGCTGGGTGAGCGCAGCCTGAATGCCGGTCGCCCCGGCGCCTTCGGCAAGGCCAGCCTGGCCGAGTACGTTACCGAGGCCAACGCGCAGATCATGGTCGTGGCCATGGTCGAAAGCGTCGAGGGTGTGCGCCGCGCCGCGGAGCTGGCAGCCGTGCCGGGGCTGGACATGATCCTCGAAGGCGCTGCCGACCTGTCCCAGTCGTTCGGCACGCCGTGGCGGATCGACCAGCCGACGGTGCAGCAAGCGCTGCTCGACACCTGGCGCGCCGCCCAGGCAGCCGGCATCCCGTACTGCGCCATTCCACGCCAGCCCGACGACCACCTGCGGTGGCTCGAACGCGGCGTCAACACTTTCGTGCTGGGTGACGAACGCGGCATCGCGTTTCGCGCTCTCCAGGCCAAGCTGGCCACCACCTCGACGCGAGGAAACTGA